Proteins encoded within one genomic window of Chiloscyllium punctatum isolate Juve2018m chromosome 7, sChiPun1.3, whole genome shotgun sequence:
- the elovl1b gene encoding elongation of very long chain fatty acids protein 1b, producing MLAEMGARAAQVYANLLKGDPRIEEYPLMVSPVPMTAILLFYVYFVLSLGPRLMAGKKPFDLKKIMVVYNFALVFFSIYIVYEFLMAGWATGYTFRCDPVDYSNSPTALRMVRVAWLFLFSKFVELFDTVFFVLRKKNSQITFLHIFHHSIMPWTWWWGVKFGPGGMGSFHAMVNSIVHVIMYFYYGLSAAGPAFQKYLWWKKYMTAIQLVQFVIVSLHVTQYYFMDHCDYQFPIFIHLVWMYGTFFFILFSNFWYQAYTKGRRLPKGEEKQKAAMKNGRPAAENGGHLLENGELMNGKVKTN from the exons ATGTTGGCAGAGATGGGGGCACGAGCTGCCCAAGTATATGCAAATCTTTTGAAAGGAG ATCCAAGGATTGAAGAATACCCGCTAATGGTCTCTCCTGTCCCTATGACTGCAATCCTCTTGTTCTACGTGTATTTTGTACTGTCGCTGGGACCCAGACTCATGGCTGGCAAGAAACCTTTTGACCTTAAAAAGATTATGGTTGTCTATAATTTTGCACTGGTGTTTTTCTCGATATACATAGTATATGAG TTTTTGATGGCTGGCTGGGCTACAGGATATACATTCCGGTGTGATCCAGTGGATTATTCAAATAGCCCCACAGCTCTTCGA ATGGTACGTGTGGCGTGGCTGTTCCTATTTTCCAAATTTGTTGAACTGTTTGACACA GTATTCTTTGTCTTGCGGAAGAAAAACAGCCAGATTACCTTCCTTCACAtcttccaccattcaattatgccTTGGACCTGGTGGTGGGGAGTTAAGTTTGGACCAG GTGGTATGGGATCCTTCCACGCCATGGTGAACTCAATTGTCCATGTCATCATGTACTTCTATTATGGATTGTCTGCAGCTGGTCCAGCTTTTCAGAAATACCTCTGGTGGAAAAAGTATATGACAGCAATACAACTG GTGCAGTTTGTCATCGTCTCTCTGCATGTCACCCAATACTACTTCATGGATCATTGTGATTACCAGTTTCCCATCTTTATCCATCTTGTGTGGATGTACGGAACATTCTTTTTCATTCTTTTCTCCAACTTCTGGTACCAGGCATACACAAAGGGCAGGAGGCTTCCCAAAGGAgaagagaaacagaaagcagCCATGAAGAATGGAAGGCCGGCAGCAGAGAATGGCGGGCACTTGCTGGAAAATGGGGAGTTGATGAATGGAAAAGTGAAGACAAATTAG